A genomic region of Raphanus sativus cultivar WK10039 chromosome 6, ASM80110v3, whole genome shotgun sequence contains the following coding sequences:
- the LOC108812731 gene encoding uncharacterized protein LOC108812731 isoform X3, with translation MMDVRSNSIVRQSAAVDRDKEITRLANHNALQGEDRTSLGIDGWEKSKMKKKRSGIKTDCPPNLSSSKVVDGYRDLNQATQQKSMGDTRPRLNGDSNMLRQAAGNGATGYGRSDNLSQQTSLAGYSPPSRGDSDHNSLCIEKRERSVGSDKERANPRAVNKSNIHDGINPASPVNTIRNASVRGPRSGSGLPPKLSPGPPYNSPSPSDWDISGCTNKPPPMSGVTHRKRMTSDPPSSPPVTQWASQRPQKISRTARRTSLVPIVSIKDEAYSDTISGAGCSETGFEFYKRSPAASPQLKLKGESSFSIATFSENEESGPPEIKSKDKAKQSDEVDWKDAQNIPKMSIPALQSRKGNKPASGEEIGDGVRRQGRTGRGGFSSTRSLNPMGVEKLKNVGKAKQLRSARTVLGKSESKVGRPPTRKLTDRKAYKRQRATAVNASPLDFHDDGHEELQAAVNSAVNFAQNFPNSFWKQMDRYFCFISDDHINFMKHQGELFSMGPSPVLTSPDFDSRDLYPEELATRSVDSKASPLYHRLLSALISEDSMSINEDLQVDGFGAMPGLDDDSEFSVVKSNGFRNNERLEHDESEDDGSGILLNGFINSDYHCNGKFSDHSPIDFSDIPYDKLGIDEKIYLEAQSIGISLESMPSISNMEDEGVVDEIKKLEEAISKEGSKKKEMVDRLLKPALEMREIQEKELDQLGYDKLIEMAYEKSKASRRHHTVGGKNSTNKISKQAASAFVKRTLERCNQFEETGKSCFSEPEVKDMFIARLATAQDNLVDKEDNPSTSTPIGSQPSLARIGRNLENYANCSDARPSENALREQTTGREDTVWSNRVKKRELLLDDVGIGTQLSSSTKGKRSERDRDGKGQASSRTGTNKIGRPSLSNANGERKPKAKPKQEANQISSSVRVLEQPKAPLPNSNEANSEYDNLGALEDTEPILDFSQLQIPDGLGGPEFDAQPGDISSWFNMDEEEDFDISELGVPMDDLAGLNIKF, from the exons ATG ATGGATGTTCGAAGCAATTCCATTGTTCGACAGTCAGCTGCTGTAGACAGAGATAAAGAAATAACGCGGCTGGCTAATCATAATGCACTTCAGGGTGAAGATCGAACCTCACTTGGTATTGATGGTTGGGAAAAGtcaaagatgaagaaaaaaCGCTCCGGTATTAAAACCGACTGTCCTCCGAACCTGAGTTCAAGTAAAGTAGTTGATGGTTATCGAGACTTGAACCAGGCCACACAACAGAAGTCAATGGGTGACACCCGGCCGAGATTGAATGGTGACTCGAACATGTTAAG gCAAGCGGCTGGTAATGGAGCTACTGGTTATGGTAGATCTGATAACCTCTCTCAGCAGACGAGCTTGGCTGGATATTCCCCACCGTCAAGGGGCGATTCTGATCATAATTCTTTGTGCATTGAGAAGAGAGAACGCTCCGTTGGTTCAGATAAGGAAAGGGCGAATCCAAGAGCTGTCAACAA GTCCAATATTCACGATGGAATCAATCCTGCAAGTCCGGTTAATACAATACGAAATGCTTCTGTTCGTGGGCCTAGATCGGGATCAGGGCTACCTCCGAAACTGTCTCCAGGACCACCCTATAACTCTCCATCCCCAAGTGACTGGGATATCTCTGGCTGTACAAATAAGCCTCCACCAATGTCAGGGGTTACACATCGGAAGCGTATGACATCAGATCCGCCTTCGTCACCACCTGTCACTCAATGGGCCAGTCAGAGACCGCAAAAGATATCCCGTACAGCAAGAAGGACGAGTTTAGTTCCCATTGTTTCTATTAAGGACGAAGCCTACTCAGATACTATATCAGGTGCTGGTTGTAGTGAAACTGGGTTTGAATTTTATAAACGCTCGCCAGCTGCTTCTCCTCAGTTGAAACTAAAAGGTGAAAGCAGCTTCTCCATAGCAACTTTTTCAGAAAATGAAGAATCTGGTCCCCCTGAGATCAAGTCTAAAGACAAGGCGAAACAGTCTGATGAGGTTGATTGGAAAGATGCACAGAATATTCCTAAAATGTCTATCCCTGCTTTACAGTCAAGAAAAGGTAACAAGCCTGCTTCTGGTGAAGAGATTGGGGATGGTGTGAGAAGGCAAGGAAGGACGGGCCGTGGCGGCTTTTCTTCCACAAGGTCTCTCAACCCAATGGGAGTAGAGAAACTTAAGAACGTTGGAAAAGCGAAACAGCTTCGCAGTGCAAGAACTGTCTTGGGCAAGAGTGAAAG TAAGGTGGGTCGTCCACCCACTAGGAAACTAACTGATCGCAAGGCTTACAAACGTCAGAGAGCAACGGCAGTAAATGCTTCACCACTAGATTTTCATG ATGATGGCCATGAGGAGCTACAAGCAGCTGTTAACTCAGCTGTAAATTTTG CTCAGAATTTTCCCAACTCTTTCTGGAAGCAAATGGACCGCTACTTTTGCTTTATATCCGACGATCATATTAACTTCATGAAGCACCAG GGAGAACTCTTCTCCATGGGTCCTTCACCTGTGCTGACATCCCCTGACTTTGATAGCCGTGATTTATATCCTGAGGAACTTGCAACCAGAAGTGTAGATTCCAAGGCTTCTCCACTTTACCATAGACTGCTGTCAGCTTTGATTTCTGAGGACTCGATGAGTATAAATGAAGATCTACAAGTTGATGGATTTGGGGCCATGCCTGGTCTCGATGATGACTCAGAATTCAGTGTTGTGAAGAGTAATGGATTTAGAAACAATGAAAGGCTTGAACATGATGAATCAGAGGATGATGGGTCTGGAATTCTGCTCAATGGTTTTATTAACTCGGACTACCACTGCAATGGCAAATTTTCAGATCATTCACCCATTGACTTCTCAGACATTCCGTATGATAAATTGGGAATAGATGAAAAGATTTATCTGGAAGCTCAATCTATTGGAATATCCTTGGAATCAATG CCTAGCATTTCAAATATGGAGGATGAAGGAGTCGTTGATGAAATAAAAAAGTTGGAGGAGGCTATCAGCAAGGAG GGTTctaagaagaaagagatggtTGATAGGCTATTAAAGCCTGCCTTAGAGATGAGAGAAATCCAGGAGAA GGAGTTAGATCAGCTTGGTTATGATAAACTCATTGAGATGGCATATGAAAAAAGCAAG GCAAGTCGGCGTCATCACACCGTTGGTGGAAAGAACTCCACTAACAAGATATCAAAGCAGGCTGCATCTGCTTTTGTTAAAAGGACGCTTGAACGATGCAATCAATTCGAAGAGACGGGCAAAAGCTGCTTCAGTGAGCCTGAAGTTAAGGATATGTTCATTGCCAGGTTGGCAACAGCGCAAGATAATCTTGTGGACAAGGAGGATAATCCGTCGACTTCAA CACCCATTGGCTCACAGCCAAGCTTGGCACGCATTGGGCGGAACTTGGAGAACTATGCCAACTGTTCTGATGCTCGACCATCTGAAAATGCGTTACGAGAGCAAACGACAGGGAGAGAAGATACAGTTTGGTCCAATAGGGTCAAGAAAAGAGAGTTGCTGCTTGATGATGTTGGTATTGGGACACAACTCTCAAGTAGTACAAAGGGAAAGAGAAGTGAGAGGGACAGAGATGGGAAAGGGCAGGCTTCATCTAGAACTGGGACCAATAAGATCGGCCGGCCTTCCCTGTCCAATGCCAATGGTGAAAGAAAACCGAAAGCAAAACCGAAGCAGGAGGCAAATCAGATATCTTCATCTGTTAGGGTCCTGGAGCAACCCAAAGCACCATTACCTAACTCAAATGAAGCAAACAGTGAGTATGATAATCTGGGGGCATTGGAGGATACAGAGCCCATTCTAGACTTTTCTCAGCTACAAATACCAGATGGCTTAGGAGGTCCAGAGTTTGATGCGCAGCCAGGTGATATTAGCTCATGGTTTAACAtggacgaggaagaagatttCGATATCTCGGAGCTTGGAGTGCCAATGGATGATCTTGCAGGGCTGAATATAAAGTTTTGA
- the LOC108812731 gene encoding uncharacterized protein LOC108812731 isoform X1 — protein sequence MSAPGKFDFSSGAAPLYRSNFAPQMERSSSFRELPVPSSHPNMLRGASPPTQTDVTNFFQCLRFDPKVVAADHKSIRQGDFKRHVNIALGIQGDESPSTAFKGKFIPEEIKRLKAGLRENNVKARERVKIFNEASSVFNKWFPSGPTKKRSRPEGFSGGDRLVSGSGSGLGNMGIQDQTLAGGFELDQQKLDERPKSAVPNKRTRTSMMDVRSNSIVRQSAAVDRDKEITRLANHNALQGEDRTSLGIDGWEKSKMKKKRSGIKTDCPPNLSSSKVVDGYRDLNQATQQKSMGDTRPRLNGDSNMLRQAAGNGATGYGRSDNLSQQTSLAGYSPPSRGDSDHNSLCIEKRERSVGSDKERANPRAVNKSNIHDGINPASPVNTIRNASVRGPRSGSGLPPKLSPGPPYNSPSPSDWDISGCTNKPPPMSGVTHRKRMTSDPPSSPPVTQWASQRPQKISRTARRTSLVPIVSIKDEAYSDTISGAGCSETGFEFYKRSPAASPQLKLKGESSFSIATFSENEESGPPEIKSKDKAKQSDEVDWKDAQNIPKMSIPALQSRKGNKPASGEEIGDGVRRQGRTGRGGFSSTRSLNPMGVEKLKNVGKAKQLRSARTVLGKSESKVGRPPTRKLTDRKAYKRQRATAVNASPLDFHDDGHEELQAAVNSAVNFAQNFPNSFWKQMDRYFCFISDDHINFMKHQGELFSMGPSPVLTSPDFDSRDLYPEELATRSVDSKASPLYHRLLSALISEDSMSINEDLQVDGFGAMPGLDDDSEFSVVKSNGFRNNERLEHDESEDDGSGILLNGFINSDYHCNGKFSDHSPIDFSDIPYDKLGIDEKIYLEAQSIGISLESMPSISNMEDEGVVDEIKKLEEAISKEGSKKKEMVDRLLKPALEMREIQEKELDQLGYDKLIEMAYEKSKASRRHHTVGGKNSTNKISKQAASAFVKRTLERCNQFEETGKSCFSEPEVKDMFIARLATAQDNLVDKEDNPSTSTPIGSQPSLARIGRNLENYANCSDARPSENALREQTTGREDTVWSNRVKKRELLLDDVGIGTQLSSSTKGKRSERDRDGKGQASSRTGTNKIGRPSLSNANGERKPKAKPKQEANQISSSVRVLEQPKAPLPNSNEANSEYDNLGALEDTEPILDFSQLQIPDGLGGPEFDAQPGDISSWFNMDEEEDFDISELGVPMDDLAGLNIKF from the exons ATGTCAGCACCTGGGAAGTTTGATTTTTCTTCCGGTGCTGCGCCTCTATACAGATCTAACTTTGCCCCACAGATGGAAAGATCAAGTAGCTTTCGTGAACTTCCTGTCCCATCGTCTCATCCAAACATGTTGAGGGGTGCTTCACCACCAACACAAACAGATGTAACAAACTTCTTTCAGTGTTTGCGTTTTGATCCTAAGGTGGTTGCCGCCGACCACAAGTCTATTCGTCAAGGTGACTTTAAGCGGCATGTTAATATTGCTCTTGGAATACAAGGAGATGAGTCTCCTAGCACAGCATTCAAAGGGAAGTTTATTCCAGAAGAGATCAAAAGACTAAAGGCTGGTCTGCGCGAAAACAACGTCAAGGCCAG GGAGCGCGTAAAAATTTTCAACGAAGCTTCTTCTGTATTTAACAAGTGGTTCCCAAGTGGGCCTACAAAGAAGAGATCTCGACCAGAAGGGTTTTCTGGTGGTGATCGCTTGGTCTCAGGATCAGGATCAGGCCTAGGTAATATGGGCATTCAAGATCAGACCCTGGCTGGTGGTTTTGAGCTTGACCAGCAAAAGTTAGATGAGCGACCTAAAAGCGCTGTCCCAAATAAGCGAACACGTACTTCCATG ATGGATGTTCGAAGCAATTCCATTGTTCGACAGTCAGCTGCTGTAGACAGAGATAAAGAAATAACGCGGCTGGCTAATCATAATGCACTTCAGGGTGAAGATCGAACCTCACTTGGTATTGATGGTTGGGAAAAGtcaaagatgaagaaaaaaCGCTCCGGTATTAAAACCGACTGTCCTCCGAACCTGAGTTCAAGTAAAGTAGTTGATGGTTATCGAGACTTGAACCAGGCCACACAACAGAAGTCAATGGGTGACACCCGGCCGAGATTGAATGGTGACTCGAACATGTTAAG gCAAGCGGCTGGTAATGGAGCTACTGGTTATGGTAGATCTGATAACCTCTCTCAGCAGACGAGCTTGGCTGGATATTCCCCACCGTCAAGGGGCGATTCTGATCATAATTCTTTGTGCATTGAGAAGAGAGAACGCTCCGTTGGTTCAGATAAGGAAAGGGCGAATCCAAGAGCTGTCAACAA GTCCAATATTCACGATGGAATCAATCCTGCAAGTCCGGTTAATACAATACGAAATGCTTCTGTTCGTGGGCCTAGATCGGGATCAGGGCTACCTCCGAAACTGTCTCCAGGACCACCCTATAACTCTCCATCCCCAAGTGACTGGGATATCTCTGGCTGTACAAATAAGCCTCCACCAATGTCAGGGGTTACACATCGGAAGCGTATGACATCAGATCCGCCTTCGTCACCACCTGTCACTCAATGGGCCAGTCAGAGACCGCAAAAGATATCCCGTACAGCAAGAAGGACGAGTTTAGTTCCCATTGTTTCTATTAAGGACGAAGCCTACTCAGATACTATATCAGGTGCTGGTTGTAGTGAAACTGGGTTTGAATTTTATAAACGCTCGCCAGCTGCTTCTCCTCAGTTGAAACTAAAAGGTGAAAGCAGCTTCTCCATAGCAACTTTTTCAGAAAATGAAGAATCTGGTCCCCCTGAGATCAAGTCTAAAGACAAGGCGAAACAGTCTGATGAGGTTGATTGGAAAGATGCACAGAATATTCCTAAAATGTCTATCCCTGCTTTACAGTCAAGAAAAGGTAACAAGCCTGCTTCTGGTGAAGAGATTGGGGATGGTGTGAGAAGGCAAGGAAGGACGGGCCGTGGCGGCTTTTCTTCCACAAGGTCTCTCAACCCAATGGGAGTAGAGAAACTTAAGAACGTTGGAAAAGCGAAACAGCTTCGCAGTGCAAGAACTGTCTTGGGCAAGAGTGAAAG TAAGGTGGGTCGTCCACCCACTAGGAAACTAACTGATCGCAAGGCTTACAAACGTCAGAGAGCAACGGCAGTAAATGCTTCACCACTAGATTTTCATG ATGATGGCCATGAGGAGCTACAAGCAGCTGTTAACTCAGCTGTAAATTTTG CTCAGAATTTTCCCAACTCTTTCTGGAAGCAAATGGACCGCTACTTTTGCTTTATATCCGACGATCATATTAACTTCATGAAGCACCAG GGAGAACTCTTCTCCATGGGTCCTTCACCTGTGCTGACATCCCCTGACTTTGATAGCCGTGATTTATATCCTGAGGAACTTGCAACCAGAAGTGTAGATTCCAAGGCTTCTCCACTTTACCATAGACTGCTGTCAGCTTTGATTTCTGAGGACTCGATGAGTATAAATGAAGATCTACAAGTTGATGGATTTGGGGCCATGCCTGGTCTCGATGATGACTCAGAATTCAGTGTTGTGAAGAGTAATGGATTTAGAAACAATGAAAGGCTTGAACATGATGAATCAGAGGATGATGGGTCTGGAATTCTGCTCAATGGTTTTATTAACTCGGACTACCACTGCAATGGCAAATTTTCAGATCATTCACCCATTGACTTCTCAGACATTCCGTATGATAAATTGGGAATAGATGAAAAGATTTATCTGGAAGCTCAATCTATTGGAATATCCTTGGAATCAATG CCTAGCATTTCAAATATGGAGGATGAAGGAGTCGTTGATGAAATAAAAAAGTTGGAGGAGGCTATCAGCAAGGAG GGTTctaagaagaaagagatggtTGATAGGCTATTAAAGCCTGCCTTAGAGATGAGAGAAATCCAGGAGAA GGAGTTAGATCAGCTTGGTTATGATAAACTCATTGAGATGGCATATGAAAAAAGCAAG GCAAGTCGGCGTCATCACACCGTTGGTGGAAAGAACTCCACTAACAAGATATCAAAGCAGGCTGCATCTGCTTTTGTTAAAAGGACGCTTGAACGATGCAATCAATTCGAAGAGACGGGCAAAAGCTGCTTCAGTGAGCCTGAAGTTAAGGATATGTTCATTGCCAGGTTGGCAACAGCGCAAGATAATCTTGTGGACAAGGAGGATAATCCGTCGACTTCAA CACCCATTGGCTCACAGCCAAGCTTGGCACGCATTGGGCGGAACTTGGAGAACTATGCCAACTGTTCTGATGCTCGACCATCTGAAAATGCGTTACGAGAGCAAACGACAGGGAGAGAAGATACAGTTTGGTCCAATAGGGTCAAGAAAAGAGAGTTGCTGCTTGATGATGTTGGTATTGGGACACAACTCTCAAGTAGTACAAAGGGAAAGAGAAGTGAGAGGGACAGAGATGGGAAAGGGCAGGCTTCATCTAGAACTGGGACCAATAAGATCGGCCGGCCTTCCCTGTCCAATGCCAATGGTGAAAGAAAACCGAAAGCAAAACCGAAGCAGGAGGCAAATCAGATATCTTCATCTGTTAGGGTCCTGGAGCAACCCAAAGCACCATTACCTAACTCAAATGAAGCAAACAGTGAGTATGATAATCTGGGGGCATTGGAGGATACAGAGCCCATTCTAGACTTTTCTCAGCTACAAATACCAGATGGCTTAGGAGGTCCAGAGTTTGATGCGCAGCCAGGTGATATTAGCTCATGGTTTAACAtggacgaggaagaagatttCGATATCTCGGAGCTTGGAGTGCCAATGGATGATCTTGCAGGGCTGAATATAAAGTTTTGA
- the LOC108812731 gene encoding uncharacterized protein LOC108812731 isoform X2, which produces MVPLDKMDVRSNSIVRQSAAVDRDKEITRLANHNALQGEDRTSLGIDGWEKSKMKKKRSGIKTDCPPNLSSSKVVDGYRDLNQATQQKSMGDTRPRLNGDSNMLRQAAGNGATGYGRSDNLSQQTSLAGYSPPSRGDSDHNSLCIEKRERSVGSDKERANPRAVNKSNIHDGINPASPVNTIRNASVRGPRSGSGLPPKLSPGPPYNSPSPSDWDISGCTNKPPPMSGVTHRKRMTSDPPSSPPVTQWASQRPQKISRTARRTSLVPIVSIKDEAYSDTISGAGCSETGFEFYKRSPAASPQLKLKGESSFSIATFSENEESGPPEIKSKDKAKQSDEVDWKDAQNIPKMSIPALQSRKGNKPASGEEIGDGVRRQGRTGRGGFSSTRSLNPMGVEKLKNVGKAKQLRSARTVLGKSESKVGRPPTRKLTDRKAYKRQRATAVNASPLDFHDDGHEELQAAVNSAVNFAQNFPNSFWKQMDRYFCFISDDHINFMKHQGELFSMGPSPVLTSPDFDSRDLYPEELATRSVDSKASPLYHRLLSALISEDSMSINEDLQVDGFGAMPGLDDDSEFSVVKSNGFRNNERLEHDESEDDGSGILLNGFINSDYHCNGKFSDHSPIDFSDIPYDKLGIDEKIYLEAQSIGISLESMPSISNMEDEGVVDEIKKLEEAISKEGSKKKEMVDRLLKPALEMREIQEKELDQLGYDKLIEMAYEKSKASRRHHTVGGKNSTNKISKQAASAFVKRTLERCNQFEETGKSCFSEPEVKDMFIARLATAQDNLVDKEDNPSTSTPIGSQPSLARIGRNLENYANCSDARPSENALREQTTGREDTVWSNRVKKRELLLDDVGIGTQLSSSTKGKRSERDRDGKGQASSRTGTNKIGRPSLSNANGERKPKAKPKQEANQISSSVRVLEQPKAPLPNSNEANSEYDNLGALEDTEPILDFSQLQIPDGLGGPEFDAQPGDISSWFNMDEEEDFDISELGVPMDDLAGLNIKF; this is translated from the exons ATGGTACCTTTAGATAAA ATGGATGTTCGAAGCAATTCCATTGTTCGACAGTCAGCTGCTGTAGACAGAGATAAAGAAATAACGCGGCTGGCTAATCATAATGCACTTCAGGGTGAAGATCGAACCTCACTTGGTATTGATGGTTGGGAAAAGtcaaagatgaagaaaaaaCGCTCCGGTATTAAAACCGACTGTCCTCCGAACCTGAGTTCAAGTAAAGTAGTTGATGGTTATCGAGACTTGAACCAGGCCACACAACAGAAGTCAATGGGTGACACCCGGCCGAGATTGAATGGTGACTCGAACATGTTAAG gCAAGCGGCTGGTAATGGAGCTACTGGTTATGGTAGATCTGATAACCTCTCTCAGCAGACGAGCTTGGCTGGATATTCCCCACCGTCAAGGGGCGATTCTGATCATAATTCTTTGTGCATTGAGAAGAGAGAACGCTCCGTTGGTTCAGATAAGGAAAGGGCGAATCCAAGAGCTGTCAACAA GTCCAATATTCACGATGGAATCAATCCTGCAAGTCCGGTTAATACAATACGAAATGCTTCTGTTCGTGGGCCTAGATCGGGATCAGGGCTACCTCCGAAACTGTCTCCAGGACCACCCTATAACTCTCCATCCCCAAGTGACTGGGATATCTCTGGCTGTACAAATAAGCCTCCACCAATGTCAGGGGTTACACATCGGAAGCGTATGACATCAGATCCGCCTTCGTCACCACCTGTCACTCAATGGGCCAGTCAGAGACCGCAAAAGATATCCCGTACAGCAAGAAGGACGAGTTTAGTTCCCATTGTTTCTATTAAGGACGAAGCCTACTCAGATACTATATCAGGTGCTGGTTGTAGTGAAACTGGGTTTGAATTTTATAAACGCTCGCCAGCTGCTTCTCCTCAGTTGAAACTAAAAGGTGAAAGCAGCTTCTCCATAGCAACTTTTTCAGAAAATGAAGAATCTGGTCCCCCTGAGATCAAGTCTAAAGACAAGGCGAAACAGTCTGATGAGGTTGATTGGAAAGATGCACAGAATATTCCTAAAATGTCTATCCCTGCTTTACAGTCAAGAAAAGGTAACAAGCCTGCTTCTGGTGAAGAGATTGGGGATGGTGTGAGAAGGCAAGGAAGGACGGGCCGTGGCGGCTTTTCTTCCACAAGGTCTCTCAACCCAATGGGAGTAGAGAAACTTAAGAACGTTGGAAAAGCGAAACAGCTTCGCAGTGCAAGAACTGTCTTGGGCAAGAGTGAAAG TAAGGTGGGTCGTCCACCCACTAGGAAACTAACTGATCGCAAGGCTTACAAACGTCAGAGAGCAACGGCAGTAAATGCTTCACCACTAGATTTTCATG ATGATGGCCATGAGGAGCTACAAGCAGCTGTTAACTCAGCTGTAAATTTTG CTCAGAATTTTCCCAACTCTTTCTGGAAGCAAATGGACCGCTACTTTTGCTTTATATCCGACGATCATATTAACTTCATGAAGCACCAG GGAGAACTCTTCTCCATGGGTCCTTCACCTGTGCTGACATCCCCTGACTTTGATAGCCGTGATTTATATCCTGAGGAACTTGCAACCAGAAGTGTAGATTCCAAGGCTTCTCCACTTTACCATAGACTGCTGTCAGCTTTGATTTCTGAGGACTCGATGAGTATAAATGAAGATCTACAAGTTGATGGATTTGGGGCCATGCCTGGTCTCGATGATGACTCAGAATTCAGTGTTGTGAAGAGTAATGGATTTAGAAACAATGAAAGGCTTGAACATGATGAATCAGAGGATGATGGGTCTGGAATTCTGCTCAATGGTTTTATTAACTCGGACTACCACTGCAATGGCAAATTTTCAGATCATTCACCCATTGACTTCTCAGACATTCCGTATGATAAATTGGGAATAGATGAAAAGATTTATCTGGAAGCTCAATCTATTGGAATATCCTTGGAATCAATG CCTAGCATTTCAAATATGGAGGATGAAGGAGTCGTTGATGAAATAAAAAAGTTGGAGGAGGCTATCAGCAAGGAG GGTTctaagaagaaagagatggtTGATAGGCTATTAAAGCCTGCCTTAGAGATGAGAGAAATCCAGGAGAA GGAGTTAGATCAGCTTGGTTATGATAAACTCATTGAGATGGCATATGAAAAAAGCAAG GCAAGTCGGCGTCATCACACCGTTGGTGGAAAGAACTCCACTAACAAGATATCAAAGCAGGCTGCATCTGCTTTTGTTAAAAGGACGCTTGAACGATGCAATCAATTCGAAGAGACGGGCAAAAGCTGCTTCAGTGAGCCTGAAGTTAAGGATATGTTCATTGCCAGGTTGGCAACAGCGCAAGATAATCTTGTGGACAAGGAGGATAATCCGTCGACTTCAA CACCCATTGGCTCACAGCCAAGCTTGGCACGCATTGGGCGGAACTTGGAGAACTATGCCAACTGTTCTGATGCTCGACCATCTGAAAATGCGTTACGAGAGCAAACGACAGGGAGAGAAGATACAGTTTGGTCCAATAGGGTCAAGAAAAGAGAGTTGCTGCTTGATGATGTTGGTATTGGGACACAACTCTCAAGTAGTACAAAGGGAAAGAGAAGTGAGAGGGACAGAGATGGGAAAGGGCAGGCTTCATCTAGAACTGGGACCAATAAGATCGGCCGGCCTTCCCTGTCCAATGCCAATGGTGAAAGAAAACCGAAAGCAAAACCGAAGCAGGAGGCAAATCAGATATCTTCATCTGTTAGGGTCCTGGAGCAACCCAAAGCACCATTACCTAACTCAAATGAAGCAAACAGTGAGTATGATAATCTGGGGGCATTGGAGGATACAGAGCCCATTCTAGACTTTTCTCAGCTACAAATACCAGATGGCTTAGGAGGTCCAGAGTTTGATGCGCAGCCAGGTGATATTAGCTCATGGTTTAACAtggacgaggaagaagatttCGATATCTCGGAGCTTGGAGTGCCAATGGATGATCTTGCAGGGCTGAATATAAAGTTTTGA